One window from the genome of Cryptomeria japonica chromosome 6, Sugi_1.0, whole genome shotgun sequence encodes:
- the LOC131035681 gene encoding uncharacterized protein LOC131035681, with protein sequence MVFFWDGARKLLKGIVATNLTKTLEAKIENLKLCGLSAEETWQVLGAAPIVFNLSKENVSEKINFLVNNMELPANYVVKHASLLHLNLDKIMRPRCLVWQKMKSINDIDLPLVTVLRMPEARFVSKIMKGHPESKTLWTIYENAISNASNRTKSSAKS encoded by the exons ATGGTTTTCTTCTGGGACGGAGCTCGCAAGCTTCTTAAAG GTATAGTTGCTACGAACCTCACAAAAACTTTAGAGGCGAAGATAGAGAATCTCAAACTCTGCGGGCTCTCGGCTGAAGAAACCTGGCAAGTACTTGGAGCTGCCCCTATAGTCTTTAATCTCTCCAAGGAAAATGTTAGTGAAAAGATTAACTTTCTCGTTAATAACATGGAGCTCCCTGCAAATTATGTAGTGAAGCACGCTAGCTTGTTGCATCTCAATTTGGACAAGATCATGAGACCCAGGTGTCTGGTATGGCAGAAAATGAAATCCATTAATGACATCGATCTCCCCCTTGTGACGGTATTGAGGATGCCAGAGGCAAGGTTTGTTAGCAAGATTATGAAAGGGCACCCTGAGTCTAAAACACTGTGGACAATTTATGAAAACGCCATTTCTAATGCCTCCAATCGTACAAAGAGCTCAGCAAAATCATAA